A region from the Streptomyces lydicus genome encodes:
- a CDS encoding IclR family transcriptional regulator: MPSSSASTSAAEAKPAGASGGVQSLERAFDLLERMADAGGEVGLSELSGSSGLPLPTIHRLMRTLVACGYVRQQPNRRYALGPRLIRLGESSSRLLGTWARPFLARLVEETGETANMALLDGDEIVYVAQVPSRHAVRMFTEVGRRVLPHSTGVGKALLADHSPEEVRALLGRTGMPAATEKTITDPDRFLEALADVRRLGYAVDDNEQEIGVRCLAVPVPNSPTSAAISISGPTGRVTEAATDKIVPVLQDVAAQLSVALANQTPA; the protein is encoded by the coding sequence GTGCCGTCGTCCAGCGCCAGCACCTCCGCCGCCGAAGCCAAGCCCGCAGGCGCCAGCGGCGGCGTCCAGTCCCTTGAGCGCGCCTTCGACCTGCTGGAGCGGATGGCCGACGCCGGCGGCGAGGTGGGCCTGAGCGAGCTCTCCGGCAGCAGCGGACTGCCGCTGCCCACCATCCACCGTCTGATGCGCACGCTCGTCGCCTGCGGCTATGTCCGGCAGCAGCCCAACCGCCGCTACGCACTCGGCCCGCGCCTGATCCGGCTCGGCGAAAGCTCCTCCCGGCTGCTGGGCACCTGGGCCCGGCCGTTCCTGGCCCGTCTGGTCGAGGAGACCGGCGAGACCGCCAACATGGCGCTGCTCGACGGTGACGAGATCGTCTATGTCGCCCAGGTGCCCTCGCGGCACGCGGTGCGGATGTTCACCGAGGTCGGCCGGCGGGTGCTGCCGCACTCCACCGGTGTCGGCAAGGCCCTGCTGGCCGACCACTCCCCGGAGGAGGTCCGCGCCCTGCTCGGCCGTACGGGCATGCCGGCCGCGACCGAGAAGACCATCACCGACCCGGACCGCTTCCTGGAAGCGCTCGCCGATGTCCGGCGCCTGGGCTACGCGGTCGACGACAACGAGCAGGAGATCGGCGTCCGCTGCCTCGCGGTGCCGGTGCCCAACTCCCCCACCTCGGCGGCGATCTCCATCTCAGGACCGACCGGACGGGTGACCGAGGCCGCGACGGACAAGATCGTCCCGGTGCTGCAGGACGTCGCGGCGCAGCTGTCGGTGGCGCTGGCGAATCAGACGCCGGCGTAG
- a CDS encoding nucleotidyltransferase family protein, whose protein sequence is MAGLLLAAGGGRRLGGRPKALLDHRGRPLVEHAARALRDGGCDPVHIVLGAAAGSVRARADLSAYGVSENPDWAQGMGSSLRVGLAALAGSGADAVAVSLVDQPGIGAAAVARVVAAYDGGASLASAAYDGRRGHPVLFGAERWPDIAATATGDRGARAYLQEHADALTLVECSDIAEPYDIDTPEDLHRLR, encoded by the coding sequence GTGGCCGGCCTGCTGCTCGCCGCAGGCGGCGGACGGCGCCTGGGGGGACGGCCCAAGGCACTGCTCGACCACCGGGGACGACCACTGGTCGAGCACGCCGCACGGGCACTGCGGGACGGCGGCTGCGACCCCGTGCACATCGTGCTGGGGGCCGCCGCCGGTTCCGTACGGGCGCGGGCCGACCTCTCGGCGTACGGCGTCTCGGAAAACCCGGACTGGGCCCAGGGTATGGGCTCCTCGCTGCGCGTGGGCCTCGCCGCGCTGGCCGGTTCGGGGGCGGATGCGGTGGCGGTGTCGCTGGTGGACCAGCCGGGCATCGGCGCCGCGGCGGTGGCGCGGGTGGTGGCGGCGTACGACGGCGGTGCCTCGCTCGCCTCCGCGGCGTACGACGGCCGCCGGGGTCATCCGGTCCTCTTCGGCGCCGAGCGCTGGCCGGACATCGCCGCCACCGCGACGGGCGACCGCGGTGCGCGCGCCTACCTCCAGGAGCATGCGGACGCGCTCACCCTCGTCGAGTGCTCCGACATCGCCGAGCCGTACGACATCGACACGCCGGAGGATCTGCACCGCCTGCGGTGA
- a CDS encoding aspartate/glutamate racemase family protein yields the protein MRLLVMNPNTTASMTAAIRVTATAAAAPGTEIIATQPRWGPESIEGHFEGYLSAAAVLDRLATFDTPFDALVMAGFGEPGREGAQELLDVPVLDITESAAQMAMMLGHAYGIVTTLDRAVPQIRDRLLTAGLLQRCAAVRGTGLGVLELEEDPERTVEVIIETAREVVRAGAEVICLGCGGMAGLQERVAAALGIPVVDGVAAAVKFAEAVVGLGLTTSAGRSFAPPRPKAIGSWPLSTHLRPSPGCAQGAPRPTAFSVQTSDI from the coding sequence ATGCGCCTTCTCGTCATGAACCCGAACACCACGGCTTCCATGACCGCCGCCATCCGCGTCACCGCCACCGCGGCCGCCGCCCCGGGCACCGAGATCATCGCGACCCAGCCCCGGTGGGGACCGGAGTCGATCGAGGGCCACTTCGAGGGCTATCTCAGCGCCGCGGCCGTGCTGGACCGGCTCGCCACCTTCGATACGCCCTTCGATGCGCTGGTCATGGCCGGATTCGGCGAACCGGGCCGGGAGGGTGCCCAGGAGCTGCTGGACGTCCCCGTCCTGGACATCACCGAGAGCGCCGCCCAGATGGCGATGATGCTCGGCCACGCCTACGGCATCGTCACCACCCTCGACCGTGCCGTACCGCAGATCAGGGACCGGCTGCTGACCGCCGGGCTGCTGCAGCGCTGCGCCGCGGTGCGCGGCACCGGGCTCGGCGTCCTGGAGCTGGAGGAGGACCCCGAGCGGACCGTCGAAGTGATCATCGAGACCGCCCGCGAGGTGGTCCGGGCGGGCGCCGAGGTGATCTGCCTGGGCTGTGGGGGTATGGCCGGACTCCAGGAGCGGGTCGCGGCGGCGCTCGGGATTCCCGTGGTCGACGGGGTTGCCGCCGCGGTGAAGTTCGCGGAAGCTGTCGTCGGTCTCGGGCTGACCACCAGCGCGGGACGCAGCTTCGCGCCGCCCCGCCCCAAGGCCATCGGCTCCTGGCCGCTGAGCACGCATCTGCGCCCGTCTCCGGGGTGCGCCCAGGGCGCACCGCGTCCCACCGCATTTTCGGTACAGACATCAGACATCTGA
- a CDS encoding DUF5955 family protein, which translates to MTGVEGDPRVQELRGAVARLRRQLAVLPGELPDRAAADDELAALDAMVSHGLPEVPRLRRSLLLIAGAVGSVSALSSALTEVREGIDRFGELPRGL; encoded by the coding sequence GTGACCGGGGTCGAGGGTGACCCGCGGGTCCAGGAACTACGCGGGGCGGTGGCCCGGCTGCGTCGGCAACTGGCAGTACTCCCGGGCGAGTTACCGGATCGGGCGGCGGCCGACGACGAGCTGGCCGCGCTGGACGCGATGGTGAGCCACGGGCTGCCGGAGGTGCCCCGGCTGCGCCGTTCGCTCCTGCTGATCGCCGGGGCGGTCGGCTCGGTGAGTGCGCTGTCGTCCGCGCTCACGGAGGTGCGTGAGGGGATCGACCGCTTCGGCGAGCTGCCGCGCGGCCTGTGA
- the aceB gene encoding malate synthase A has translation MSAPAPSPLALVDVDPAHAPERQGEVLTDAALTFVAELHRRFTPRRDELLARRAGRRAEIARTSTLDFLPETAGIRADDSWKVAGAPAALNDRRVEITGPTDRKMTINALNSGARVWLADFEDASAPTWENVVSGQLNLIDAYERRIDFTDAASGKSYALKPAGELATVVMRPRGWHLDERHLQFEGRPVPGALVDFGLYFFHNAQRLLDLGKGPYFYLPKTESHLEARLWNEIFVFAQDYLGIPQGTVRATVLIETITAAYEMEEILYELRDHASGLNAGRWDYLFSIVKNFRDGGAKFVLPDRNAVTMTAPFMRAYTELLVRTCHKRGAHAIGGMAAFIPNRRDPEANEKALAKVKNDKDREAGDGFDGSWVAHPDLVPVARASFDAVLGDKPHQKDRLREDVDVKAADLIAIDSLDAKPTYQGLLDAVQVGTRYIEAWLRGLGAVAIFGLMEDAATAEISRSQIWQWVDAGVVFENGEKATAELVRTVAAEQLAAIRAEVGEDAFTSGRWQQAHDLLLRVALDENYAEFLTLPAYELLG, from the coding sequence ATGTCCGCACCAGCGCCGTCCCCGCTGGCCCTCGTCGACGTCGACCCCGCGCACGCCCCCGAACGGCAGGGCGAGGTCCTCACCGACGCCGCGCTCACCTTCGTCGCCGAGTTGCACCGCCGGTTCACCCCGCGCCGCGACGAACTGCTCGCCCGCCGCGCCGGGCGCCGTGCGGAGATCGCCCGGACCAGCACCCTGGACTTCCTCCCCGAGACCGCGGGGATCCGCGCGGACGACAGCTGGAAGGTGGCCGGGGCGCCCGCCGCGCTCAACGACCGCCGGGTGGAGATCACCGGCCCCACCGACCGCAAGATGACGATCAACGCGCTCAACTCGGGCGCCAGGGTCTGGCTCGCCGACTTCGAGGACGCTTCCGCCCCGACCTGGGAGAACGTCGTCTCCGGCCAGCTCAACCTGATCGACGCCTACGAGCGCCGGATCGACTTCACCGACGCCGCCTCCGGGAAGTCGTACGCCCTCAAGCCCGCCGGGGAGCTGGCCACCGTCGTGATGCGCCCGCGCGGGTGGCACCTGGACGAGCGCCACCTCCAGTTCGAGGGCCGGCCGGTCCCCGGTGCGCTGGTCGACTTCGGCCTCTACTTCTTCCACAACGCCCAGCGCCTGCTGGACCTGGGCAAGGGCCCGTACTTCTACCTGCCGAAGACCGAGTCGCACCTGGAGGCCCGCCTCTGGAACGAGATCTTCGTCTTCGCGCAGGACTACCTCGGCATCCCCCAGGGCACCGTGCGCGCCACGGTCCTGATCGAGACCATCACGGCCGCGTACGAGATGGAGGAGATCCTCTACGAGCTGCGCGACCACGCCTCGGGGCTGAACGCCGGCCGCTGGGACTACCTCTTCTCCATCGTCAAGAACTTCCGTGACGGCGGCGCCAAGTTCGTGCTCCCGGACCGCAACGCGGTGACGATGACCGCCCCGTTCATGCGTGCCTACACCGAACTCCTCGTCCGCACCTGCCACAAGCGCGGGGCGCACGCGATCGGCGGTATGGCGGCCTTCATCCCCAACCGCCGCGACCCCGAGGCCAACGAGAAGGCCCTCGCCAAGGTCAAGAACGACAAGGACCGCGAGGCCGGCGACGGCTTCGACGGCTCCTGGGTCGCCCACCCCGACCTGGTCCCGGTCGCCCGCGCCTCCTTCGACGCGGTCCTCGGCGACAAGCCGCACCAGAAGGACCGCCTGCGCGAGGACGTCGACGTCAAGGCCGCCGACCTGATCGCGATCGACTCCCTGGACGCCAAGCCCACTTACCAGGGGCTGCTCGACGCGGTCCAGGTCGGCACCCGTTACATCGAGGCCTGGCTGCGCGGCCTGGGCGCCGTCGCCATCTTCGGCCTCATGGAGGACGCCGCCACCGCCGAGATCTCCCGCTCCCAGATCTGGCAGTGGGTCGACGCGGGGGTCGTCTTCGAGAACGGCGAGAAGGCCACCGCGGAGCTGGTCCGCACCGTCGCCGCGGAGCAGCTGGCCGCCATCCGCGCCGAGG